The Nicotiana tomentosiformis chromosome 9, ASM39032v3, whole genome shotgun sequence genome contains the following window.
cattaaatattattaatattagccaattagctatttgtagccaaaaaaaggtcaaatctttgttttcttttgagtgggtgttattagaatagattgggtacatcataaggagtttgaatctcagttttgggatgattttatgaagttttgaggtggtttgaattgaaaattcgaagtagaagatgaaacatgaaaagaaattatatatgtatcatttgtgtatcacatatatatcatatttgtatcaaatgtgtatcacgtgtatatccatgtatacttgTATGTGTGATACATACGTGATACTTGTTTGATACACGTGTCGCAAAAAAaaattttgaactcgattttaactacgaattttgataccaaatcagtccaaatcaccttcAATCTTCTTCAAAAATTGTATATCGactcatatatatattttcaatgaatttcaaccacaCCCATTAAAAAAAGTCCTTTTTGCTTTGGTTTTTTGAatcttgtatattttttttttatttcatcatcttgtttgctacctcatccataaaattttctttccgtcttgcatctaatgttgctgatcacgcttaaaaatatggaagaaaatttttgtgtgtgattcttggagagaaagaatcttatttatttgggtttttaatttttatatgtgcttgacTTGTTTTGGTAAGTCTATGATTATTGGCTAGAGGTTAgtaaattaaaatttatttgggaTATTTATGCAAGATGCATATCCAATTatacgctatatatatatatatatatatatatatatatatatatatatatatatatatatatatatatatatatttaaaaaaacttTCTATAAAAATATGAGTTtgaatattttttccatttttataAGGTGCTGAGTATTcatagttttgaaaaatattagttaTATATAAAGAGGAAGAAGAATTTTGTACGGGGTTAACCGAGGATCATGTGGGGAGCCTTGACTAAGAATAATGCTCAGACTAACGACTATGGCAGCCTGGAGTAGTGGGGACGCTAACGTTATGTGGACAACGACGGCGGAGTGTATAAGGGAGGCGGCGAGAGAGGTGTTATGGGTCTTGAAAGGTTACTCTGACGGACACCGAGGCGATTAGTGGTGAAATAACATGGTCCAAGGTGAAGTGAAAGCAAAGAAAGCGACGTACCTTAAGTTAGTGGAGAGCACCGATGAGGAGCAAAGGAGAGCGAACTGAGAAAGATGTAACGAAGCTAGGAAGAAGGCAAAACTAAcggtcacggaggctaagactgcAACGTTTGGTCTGCTGTATGAGAAAATGGGGTCAGAGGTGGGGACAAGAAGTTATATCGGTTGGCCAaggtgagagagaggaaggctcgtgaCCTGGATCAAGTGAGGTGTATCAAATACGAGaaggtagagtattgatggaagaggcCCAGATTAAGCGGAGATGAcaaacttactttcataaactttttAATGATGAGAGGGGGATAGAGACATCGTGCTAGGGGAAGTGGGACACTCCGAGAGTCACCAAGACTTTAGGTACTGTAGGCGTATTAAGGTTGAGGAGGTCATGGGAGCTATTGGTAAGATGAGTCGGGGCTGAGCTACCGGACCAGACGAAATTCCGGTAGATTTTTGGAGGTATGTGGGTAGAGCAGACTTGGAATGGCTGGCTgggctgtttaatgttattttaggACGAAGAGGATGCCAGGTGAGTGGAGATGGAGTACGATGATTCCGATGTACAAGAACAAATGTGATATCCAGAATAGTAACAACTATATGGGTAtcaagttactaagtcataccatgaaagtttgggagagagtGGTGGAAGGAAGGGTAAGGAAGGCGGTGTCAATATCAGAAAACCAATTCGGCTTTATGCCTGGTCGTTATACTACGAGAGTTATCCACCTTATCAGGAAATTGGTGGCCCAGTACAGGGATATGGAGAGGGATTTGCaaatggtgtttattgacctagagaaagcgtatgataAGGTCCCTAGGGACgttctttggagatgcctggaggtgaCAGGTGTGCATGTATCTTATATTAGTGTGAtaaaggatatgtatgatggagctaagactcagGTTAAGACTGTGGGAGGTGACTCAGAGCTTTTTCCAGTAGTTATGGAGTTACACCAGGGATCTGCGCTCAGCCCATTCTTATTTTCCCTCGCAATAGACACACTAACACACCATATTTAAGGGGAGGTGCCATAGTGTATGTTATCCGCTAATGATATAGTTCtaattgatgagacgcgaggcgaTGTTAATGAGAGACTGGAGGTATGGAGGCATGTCCTAGAGTCTAaatgtttcaagttgagtaggactaagacggaatatttggagtgtaagttcaacaACGTAATGAGGGAAACACACGTGGAAGTGAGGCTTGACTCATAAGTCACcccccaagagagaaagtttcaagTACCTAGAGTCAATTATTCAGGGGCGACAAGGATATCATGCATCGCattggggtggggtggatgaaatgaatGTTAGCGTATGGAGTCCTGTCTGTCAAGAATGTGCCgctgaaacttaaaggtaagttctatagagcgatGGTTAGACCGTCCATATCGAATGagactgagtgttggccagtcaagaattcacatatccagaagatgaaagtagcagcaatgagtatgttgagatggatgtgcgggcacactaggctggataagattaggaatgaagatatttgggaaagggtgggcgtggctcccatggaCGTCAAGATAAGGGACGCGAGGCTTAAATGGTTCGGGCAAGTGCGGAGGAGAAACCTAAATGACCTagttaggaggtgtgagcggttgacTTTGGCAGGTATGAGAGGAGGTAGATATGTttaagaagtattggggtgaggtgatcaCACAAGACATAACACGGCTTCAGATATCCGAGGACGTGGCTTTTGacaggaaggtgtggaggtcgagcaatagggttgtaggttaggggaTAGTCGATCGTTTTTCCTCTTTGTACCGGCTAGTCTGATGGTGTTTGGTTTAGGACTGTCGGTGGCTTATGTTGTGCTCacactatttttttttctttttcttttgttttccatAGTGTTACTGCCCTTCCATTTATTTGTTATCTCTTACATTTTTTCTGGTTTATGTTGTTGTTACGAATCTATTATTTTTTTTCGTTTTCTTGAGCCAAGGTTTTTTCGAAAATAAATTCTCTACCCTCCCGAGTAGGGTTAAAGTTTACTTACATTCTAACCTTTCCACGCCCCAGTAGTATAATTCCCGAATAAGACTTAGTAGCATTGGTGAATGTGATTTATAAATTGCATACTGTGAATGCAATTTATAAGTTGCATTTGTGGAACGCATTTTTTATTCGCATATAGTGAATGACATTTATAAGTTAGCATTGACCGCATACGATTTACAAGTCACATCATCGGCAAATCAATTGAGTGAGGATTAAAATCTGGATAACCAAAACCATTTCATTCTTAAAGCAAATTTGCAGAATTAAGGTGTTAAACACACACTTAAGAGCATAGCTTGCAAAACACTTCAGCTCGGGTTCATTTCCCATTTGGAGATTATCGAAACCAGGATATGGCTCCTTCTGCCGGAGAAGATAAACACAGTAAATCTCTCTTTCCCTTCTCATaccatatattattttatttgtaaTTTATACTCCAAgcaaaattgaaggaaaaattaTTCATTTTCTGTAGGTTCTGCGAAGAGAGTCGCAGTCATTGGTGCCGGCGTCAGGTTTGTTGATTTTACAATTCTGTTTCAAATTTGCTTCTGTAGCTTTTGCAATTGTTCTATTCTCTTTCAAATTTCGCTTCTGTAGCTTTTGCAATTGGTCTATTCTCTTTCAAATTTTGCTTCTGTAGCTTTTGCAATTGTTATTCCGTAAATTACTCctgtcttgcatgttctgctgtTCTAGTTTCTGCAATTGTTCCATCTCATGAGTTAAATTTACCTAGTTTTactgataattaaaaaaaaaagttaattttaCCGAGTTTTGCTATTCTTTTGTCATTGCTCGTGGATAATATAGCTAAGAATGCAAGTTTATGTTCATTCAAACTTCAAAGTTATTTAGTTTTACGTTATAATTAGATGCCTCATATTTGATAATTAATTGAAGCGATGTTGACTGATCATATTTGCTGTTGAACCTTTTTCTGGTATTAAACTATAAGTTTAAATTTTATGGATTGATGCTGTAAATTAACATTCAGGAAAATTAAGAGCCCATCGACGCGTGAATTTAGTAACACAACCCTGGTACAATCGGTTAAAGACACTGAACATATTTTGTATATGGTCAATTGATATAACTTAAAGCTGAAACTCTAATCCCAGATCTCAATCTGAAAGCAAATATGTCTTCACTTGAAAGTAGAATATTCTAAGACTATGGTAGAGTAAATTGAGGCCTTCCATTTGTGACATAACTGAGTTCattactttttaaaataaaataaaattattgttcaGCTATATTTCCCGAGCTTAAAAATGGCGTTGCAATATAATGTGTatcattttctaatttttgttttcctttttgatCCTTTACTTTTCAAGTTATTCTTTCAAGATGCCGCTAACTTATTTCATATTCAAGTGGGCTTGCTGCAGCATACAAGTTAAAAATCCACGGCTTGAATGTGACAGTATTCGAAGCAGAAGGGAGAGCTGGAGGGAAGTTACGAAGTGTGAGCCAAGATGGCCTGATATGGGATGAAGGGGCAAATACTATGGTCTGTTAATTTCTAAATTTCCATTGAAATTCTGTGAATGTCAGTGGACTTCCCGATTCTCTGTTTCCAACTTAGATATTCTGTTCTGATTATAGTAAACAAGTGGCTTTTGACATTTTGCAGACTGAAAGTGAAGGTGATGTTACATTTTTGATTGATTCTCTTGGACTCCGAGAAAAGCAACAATTTGTAAGGCTTTCTGCTTTTATTATGTGTCGTTACCTTATAAAAAAAGGCTTTGGTTCATCTTTTGTCCTGTTGAATAAGCTATAGAACATTGGAAGGTTTGATTAGAAGTACTTTTCCATGCTTTCACTCTGCAGCCACTTTCACAGAACAAGCGCTACATTGCCAGAAATGGTACTCCTGTACTGGTAAGATTGGCCCATGGCAAGCTTGTTGACTTGCATGTTCCTTCTCAGCGTCACTTGCATTCTTCTGATATGGTGTTTTAGGAGTTTTATGATTAATCATGTCCTAAGCTAGATTTTTAATTTCAGTTACCTTCAAATCCAATTGACCTGATCAAAAGCAATTTTCTTTCCACTGGATCAAAGGTATGTTGGTCGTCGGTCATCCTATCTTTCTGATTTAGATACATATTTTGCTAAGTTCATGTTGCATCTGTCAAGTTGCTCCTTTAGGAAGTATCTATGAAACATCATATGTGGCTCGATGTGAGTTGCAATCCCATATCTTCAAGTCTCGTTGCTAACCCTGTTTGAGCCATGAGCTTATCTTTACCATAGCTTAGCGAGAGTCGTGCACCAAAATTATTTCTTGTAAAAAGAAATATAGCTTCTTTATAGATCCTTTCAACTGTATTTAAAATGCAGTTTAAATTCTTTGTTGTCCTGCTGTTTCAAAAATTTAGAATTTATTTATAGTGATTTCAAGAAAGACATGGTAAACTGCCTGCAGAATAATTAAGAAGTTTAATAAGTGTAACTTTGGCAACCTAGCCTATGTACCTTTAGGTGATCATTTCTATCAATCAACAGTTTGTTGGGGCAAATATACTTGGGGCTTTTGATTAATTTCGGAAATATCATGAAATATGTTTCTTCTTAAAAAAGCTTTATCCAATTAGGTGATTTCTTGATACGTAGACCCAAATACCAGGGAACAGATATGGTTGGGTCTATGTGATTCAGAGACACTACTATAATATCATATTCTGAACATATTGGTTTCTGAAGTTCGGGCACAACCTTGGAAGTTGCTCTTTTGGAGCTTTTTGGTGAGTAGAAGGAACACCTGAACTTAGATCACATCACAGAATAACTTGAATTCAATGTATATCATGACATGGGACTTGAAGTGATTATTAATAGTGGATACTGCAGTGAAAACACTTCATAAAAATGTATTTACCATCTGTACATTCAGTTTTCATCTTATATCTCATTTCTTTCTTCTATCCTTTTGTAAGCGATGATGgttaattttcaaaaatattgtCTTATAAAGTAGCTTCATAACTGCAGCTACAGCTGCTTTTGGAGCCACTTTTATGGAAGAATAAAAACCTCTCGAAGGTGTCTGACTCACACGAAAGGTATATGATGCGGTTCAACCTCTCCATGAAATTCCACGCTTTTCTGATGCTACTTCATTTCATGTTTAGTAGTTCTTTTGTTTAGACATCTTGGAGGTCCAAATTTTTTATTAGTTGTTTAATACATACTTGCTGTTCTAGAGAAACAAAAAATTGAATTTGCATGTGGATTTCAATTGAGTTCTCGAATTGTAGAGCATCTGTCAATTCCACATTTTCGGGTTTGGTCTGCAGACTGAAACTGGTTTCCTCTGTCCAATTTATGTGGTCGTTTCAATGCATAGGATTGTTCACATTGCAGCATCCAGAAGTAAATTGCTATCAAATTTGGGACATGTTACCACCCCATTCTAGCCTCATATACATTTCAATGGTCTTCAGCTTATTGCTTATGTATTTTACTCTGTTGAGTTTGCAGCTTTTATGATCAGATGATGTGTTTGAACTCGGAGGAAAATGTTTTTCTAATAAATATAAGATATTCTATCCAAGCTAGCGTTGTGCATACGCTTTCTGTTAATCCGTCCTTTTGAAATCTAGCCTCTTCCCATTGTTTATAGAAGCTATTACCACTATAGTGTCTGCATAGAAATGTTAGCGATTTCATAATCTACATTCTGAAGGTGATTTTCTTATTAGCTGCATCAGATTCGCTTGCTCTTGCTCATAGTGATAAGTACATTTCTTGGTCCAGTATGCCTTCTCAATCTAGTAGTCATTCAACCTCCAAATAAAGCATAGAGGCAAGTTAAATTGACATGGTTGTGATACTTTTCCATATTATATGCAGTGTCAGTGGATTCTTCCAGCGTCATTTTGGAAAGGAGGTCTTTGCTCACCTTTGATTGACTTTATCTCTACGTCCCTCGAATCTTCTGACATTCCATCACAAAAGAAAATCTCGCTATGTATAGAATAACTTTAATTTAATATCAGTTATACATGAACATCCATTTGTTTACTTGTTACCTGCTAGGTTGTTGACTATCTGATTGACCCTTTTGTTGCTGGAACGTGTGGTGGTGATCCTGACTCGCTTTCAGTGAGTATTCATTTATACCACTTGTTTGTCCATCCTATATTTCTTTCAACAAACATCACAGAGGGTAAGATAATGAGGTCAACATGCCTTTGTATACTTACTGAATATCTCAAACTACATTCAAGTATAAAAGGAAAAATGGGGTAGGATAATGTGAACTTGGTATATAGCTAGTTTATTTCAAGAGCCTTAGATTCAGGTCATGACTTGTCATCTAAACATCATTCTTGCTACGAGTCAAATTTCATTTTTCTCCCTCTCTCTGAAACAGATGCACCATTCATTTCCAGAGTTGTGGAATTTAGAGAAAAGGTATGTACGTTCAAATTTCTGCCATCACATGGGTTGGCAATCATTCTCCTTGCTTTCTTGTCCTACCGTTGGAGAGGTGCTACTGTAAAAATCGTCCTGTTGATTGAGAATGCAGTTCGTTGAGCAAATTCATTTTATCATGCAAATAGCCCTCTTATGGCATTTGGTGTCATTACTTGCTAGGTTTGGCTCAGTCATAGTTGGGGCAATTCGATCTAAGTTATCacctaaaaaggaaaagaagcaaGGACCACCGAAGACTTCAGCAAATAAGAAGCGCCAGCGGGGATCTTTTTCCTTCTTGGGCGGGATGCAAGTCAGTATACTTTAATTCTTTTTTTCTTCATGCATTGAAGGTGAAGGGCAGAAAATTTAAATGATTATACCCCCATTATTTATGCATCATGTATCATTTGAAGGTCATCCATCCATTTGGCCCCAGAGATGACTTGTCTAACATTTTGACATGAACTTCACACACTAGTTCTGAGATGTATTTCTTGCCCTGTTTGGGTGATTTCATACATTTAAGTTTCTGCAAAAGAGGAGGTACAAAGGGATGATATACCAAACTTGACTACTTCGACCAAATTCTCATAGTCTTTCTCTTTGGGCCTTGTTATTCATGAAAAATTTATTCTTAATGATAAATTATATCTCTGTGGGTGAGAGCTAGATATAATGGGCAGTCAACTACTTGCATCACTTATGTCTTATAGAATCTTGATCCTGTGATTTCTCTTAGTCATGTTTCATCTTACTGTTATCTCATCCAAATGCTTTACAGACACTTACTGACACAATATGCAAAGATCTCAGAGAAGATGAACTTAGGCTAAACTCTAGAGTTCTGGAATTATCTTGTAGCTGTAATGAGGACTCTGCGATAGATAGCTGGTCAATTATTTCTGCCTCACCACACAAAAGGCAATCAGAAGAAGAATCATTTGATGCTGTAATTATGACGGTGAGACACTGGATTGATTGAGTCCTTGTATTTGCTTTTGTACAACTAGCTTCACTCAAGCTCAGTTCATGACATGTGATTGCTCAATTCTTGTAAATACCCGAGTCCTGTGCAGATGTCAAATGTTGCCGTTATTGACTAAGCTTCTGTAAATTAGGCCCCACTCTGTGATGTTAAGGGTATGAAGATTGCTAAGAGAGGAAATCCTTTTCTACTCAACTTTATTCCTGAGGTTTGTGCTTCTGTGGCTTTTTGGTGTTAACTGTATAGTATAGACATTCTTGTTATGTGAAATTAACCTCATTTCGACAAATCAAAATGTGTTTCCACATGGAAATTCACTCATTTCCTCAGTTAATGCTTTGAAAAGTGAACATGCAAAGTAAGTTGGTCTCATTTCCAAGAGGAAAAAGGTGCACAAACACTATCTACTTGGACTCCTATTCTCCGTCGTTGTGTCTTGAGAAGAGATATTATATGGAGGACTGAATCTGAAGCTATATGTTCTGTACTGTGTATATGTGTATGAACTGTTATGTTCGTTGGCACTGTTGCGGTCTAGCTGAGCGTATGATGTGCAGGTTGATTATGTACCGCTATCTGTTGTTATAACCACATTTAAGAGGGAAAATGTAAAGCATCCCCTTGAGGGTTTTGGAGTTCTTGTACCTTCCAAGGAGCAACAACATGGTCTCAAGACACTAGGTAATGCAAACACATTAGTTTAAAAAGTGCAGTATAACAACTAGAAAGTGTTGTGCCCTTATTACTTCTGCACCGCATGCAGGCACCCTCTTCTCTTGTATGATGTTTCCAGATCGGGCACCCAACAATGTTTATCTTTATACTACTTTTGTTGGTGGAAGCCGAAATAGAGAACTCGCAAAAGCCTCAAGGTTTCTAAACTTTTTCAATTTTGTTGTAATCTGCTTTACTTCATTCCTACTAAATTTTAATGATGATGCTTCAGTATGTAACTATATTCCTGTAATCACAGGACTGAGCTGAAAGAGATAGTAACTTCTGACCTTAAGCAGTTGTTGGGAGCTGAAGGAGAGCCAACATATGTGAAGTACGTGAATTCCTAGTATATAGCTGATCTAATTCAGCATATGTAGGCTTTGGTTTGAAAAGGTTGAGATTCTGAAAAGCTGGCTATTTCTTTAATTGTAGTCATCTATACTGGAGTAAAGCATTTCCATTGTATGGGCATAACTATGATTCAGTCCTACATGCAATTGACAAAATGGAGAAAAACCTTCCTGGTTTATTCTATGCaggtaatatttctattttctttcCTTGAAATAGCATCTTCCATTTTTTCCCGTTGATGCAGCTTCTTTCGACGAGGAAGGTTCATAAATTACTCTCTGCTAGAGGCCATGTATCATGTAACCTTTAACTTAGTAAAAGCTATGTATGCTCGTAGAATTCTTTAGCCTAGCATATGCTGGCTTCATATTGATTTACTTGGCAAGAAAGCTGAAGCTGACTTTCCACTGACTTAAATCCCAGTTAAAATAAATTATTGCCGCTGTACTTTAACATGTCTCCTGTAATGCTAGGTAACCACAAGGGGGGATTGTCAGTTGGCAAAGCATTATCTTCGGGATGCAACGCAGCAGATCTTGTTATATCATATCTTGAGTCTGTGTCAGCTGACACCAAAAACCAGTGATGATCTTGTTATATCATCTCTTGCAggtaacactctctctctctcactagtTATAGTATACTTCAATAATTTCATCTTGCTGTAGCGGAAACAAGTTGTTTCCTTTCCTCCACCTCATTTTCTCCTCTCCTTCCAATTTGAGTACAAGTTCCATGTATCCAACTTTGTGACTGCTTTTCTTGTGCAATATTGCTTATTTCCTGATTCTGATTACTAATTGCATCTCAATTAAAATACTTATTTCCTGCAGCTTGCTAGGTTGCTAAAATTGTTTAACTTATATCGCGAGATGCAACTTTGACATGTAGCTCAAGCAGTAAACCAGTCCTTTATGGGCAGTTGTATTTCCGCAAAAGGCTCTCCGCGCATATTCTTCTGTTAGCTGTTACTAATAGATGTTGTGAATCTTTAGCATAGTTAAAAATAGGCCTTTTGCTGCTCTCGTCTCTAATGAAATTTGTAAAATGGTTCCTACCCCCCCAAAGCGAGTTGCCTTCTTAACTGCTCAATTCCTCTGCAGATCAGCAGCCTTACATTTCTGGTCATGTTTCTCAATATTTAATCCT
Protein-coding sequences here:
- the LOC104099062 gene encoding protoporphyrinogen oxidase, mitochondrial, which codes for MAPSAGEDKHSSAKRVAVIGAGVSGLAAAYKLKIHGLNVTVFEAEGRAGGKLRSVSQDGLIWDEGANTMTESEGDVTFLIDSLGLREKQQFPLSQNKRYIARNGTPVLLPSNPIDLIKSNFLSTGSKLQLLLEPLLWKNKNLSKVSDSHESVSGFFQRHFGKEVVDYLIDPFVAGTCGGDPDSLSMHHSFPELWNLEKRFGSVIVGAIRSKLSPKKEKKQGPPKTSANKKRQRGSFSFLGGMQTLTDTICKDLREDELRLNSRVLELSCSCNEDSAIDSWSIISASPHKRQSEEESFDAVIMTAPLCDVKGMKIAKRGNPFLLNFIPEVDYVPLSVVITTFKRENVKHPLEGFGVLVPSKEQQHGLKTLGTLFSCMMFPDRAPNNVYLYTTFVGGSRNRELAKASRTELKEIVTSDLKQLLGAEGEPTYVNHLYWSKAFPLYGHNYDSVLHAIDKMEKNLPGLFYAGNHKGGLSVGKALSSGCNAADLVISYLESVSADTKNQ